The DNA sequence GCAGCGACGGAATTGAAGTCGAAAGCCCAGCAGGGTTCCGATCCCGGTAAGGGTCAGCAGTCCCAGACCGCTTCCCGCAATATGGCCCCCGGTAAAGGTCAGGGAGAAAGCGAAGGGGGCGGTGCCCGCACGAATGTAGACTTCAGCAAACTGGAAATGAAGCTGAAAGCCATGTCCAATCGCAACTGGGGCGAGCTGCCCGGCGAACTGGATACCGAGATTCTGCAAGGTTCGCAAAGCAGAACCGATCCCGAATACGCCCGCTTGATCAAACATTATTTTGAAGCCATCGCCAAATCGAAATCCGACAGCAAATAAGCGACCGGTTCGATTTCAATCACAGGATAATTCAATGTTACTCAGGCTGATCGCTTACCCGCTGGGACTGCTGATGCTGCTCTCCCCTGCCCTCTGCCGGGCACAGGAGCTGGACGCACAGAAAAAGAAAACTGACGAGAGTATCCAGCGGGCAATTCAGTTTCTATCAAAAACTCAACAGCCTTCCGGAGCCTGGTCGTTTAATTCTTACGGTGAATCGACGGCCGCGACCTCCCTGGCGATCATGGCATTCATGGCTGCCGGGTATGTGCCCGAAGAGGGACCTTATGGTGACCAGATCAACAGAGGCATCGACTGGGTCCTCGCACACCAGGCAGATAACGGGCTGGTGGTGCACCACAAGAGTCACGGGCCGATGTACAGCCATGGGATCAGTACGCTGATGCTGGCCGAAGTGGCCGGGATGCTGACAGGTGAACGGGAGAAAAAGTGTCGTCAGGTGCTGGAGCGGGCGGTGAAACTGATTGTCGCAGCCCAGAATGTTCCCAAAGACAAACGGAACGCCGGAGGCTGGCGGTATAACCAGACGAGTAAAGACAGCGATCTGAGTGTGACCGGCTGGCAGCTGCTGGCCCTTCGTGCCGCAAAGAACATCGGCTGTGATATCTCTGCAGATCAGATCGATAAAGCGGTCGCGTATGTCCGCCACTGTCGGGGACGGAACAACATGGGCTTTGCCTATCAACCCGGCGGTGCTCCCAGTGCAACGCGAACGGGAACCGGAATCCTGGCGCTGGAAATCTGCGGACAGCATCACACCAAGGATGCCCTTGAAGCCGGCGACTATCTCGTACAGCGTCCCCTGCACCCGGATGAATTCTATTATTTCTACGGGGCTTATTACTGCAGTGTCGGGATGTTCCAGATGGGGGGCGAGTACTGGAAAAAAACCCGGGATACGATCATGCCCCAACTGCTGGAGATGCAGAAGCATGACGGCAGCTGGCTGGCAACCAAGGGGAGCGAAAAAGAAGCCGGCAAGGTCTATGCGACCTCACTGGCAGTCCTCGCTCTGGCGGTCGAATACCAATACCTGCCCATCTATCAGCGTTGAAGGCCCGTCCTGTCACGGCGCATTTTTCTTCCTCACAGCACGAAACCCGCGATATTCCTGCGTTTTCCCCACTTGGTTGGAGATGCCGCTGCTTGATATCCTGCTGTGAGATATAAACTTACCCCGTTTCTCCAGCGGTGCCTGACAGCGAATTGATCTTGGAGATCCTGCCCGTTATCTTTAGAATTCGCTTCCTGTTTTTAACCCTTTTTCCCTGGATACCTGACTGTGCGGATTGCTTACTTAGACTGTTCTACTGGAATCAGCGGCGACATGACCCTCGGCGCCCTCGTGGATGCGGGTGTGGACCCGGATCAGATTTGTGCCGGCATCGATTCCCTGGGACTGCCCGGCGTGAAACTGACGTTCTCCTCAACAATCAAGGGGGGCTTTCACGCGACCTATGTCACCATCGAACATCCCGAGCAGCATGCACACCGGCATTTGGGTGATATCGTCACGATATTGAAGCAGTCGGATAAGCTTACGCCCCGCCAGTACGAACTGGCCCTCTCGCTGTTTTCGGCGATTGCAGGCGCGGAGGCCAAGGTGCACGGTTCATCAATCGACAAGGTCCACTTTCATGAAGTGGGAGCCATCGATTCGATCGTGGACATCGTCGGCGTCGCGATCGGCTTTGATCTGCTGGGAGTTGACCAGGTTCTCTGCAGCCCGGTTCCTACCGGCTTTGGACAGATCAAGATCGATCATGGAATCTGCACGGTTCCTGCACCGGGAACCGCTGAGCTGCTGAAAGGGATTCCGCTGGCGGACATTCCAATTCAGGCTGAGTTGACCACGCCGACCGGCGCTGCGATTGTTTCCACGCTCGTCGATCGTTTCTGCATGCTTCCGCCGATGACGATCGAAGAGATCGGCTATGGCGCGGGAACCAAAAACTTCCCGGAGCGAGCTAACCTGTTAAGGCTGTTTGTCGGCGAAGTCGCGACACCCGCTCATACAGATTATGTCACCCTGCTGGAAACCAATCTGGATGACATCTCCGGAGAGATCATCGGTCATACCAAACAGAAGCTGCTGGCAGCGGGAGCCCTCGATGTTTACAGTACGTCAATCCAGATGAAGAAGGATCGCCCTGCGGTGATGCTGAGTGTGATCTGCAAACCGGAGTCGGCCGAGAAGCTGGAAGGAATTCTGTTTGAAGAAACCGAGACCCTCGGCATCCGCAGACATCAGTTACAGCGTGCGATCCGCGCCCGTAAACCACATCAGGTCAAAACCGCCTGGGGAGAAGTCGCCGGGAAACTTTCTCTGGGGCCGAACTACCAGTCGATTTTTACTCCCGAATATGAAGCGTGTGCCGAGTTAGCCGCCACCCACCAGATTTCGTTGCGAACCGTGTATCGGGCGGCTGAAGCGGCGTTTCTGCTGGAAGGCGTTGCAGAAACCGCATTTGATTCGGGTGCACATGCGCCCCACGACCACGACCACGACCACGACCACGACCACGACCACGACCACGACCACGACCACGACCACGACCACGACCACGATCAAGATCACGATCACGATCACGATCATTAATCGACGCGGCCCCCTGATCAGGAAGATCACGGTCCACGAATACAGAATGCGTTCCTCACTGGTATTGTCTGGAAGTAAAGGATGACTTTCCAAACATGTTTGATCTGAATAATACCAATACAATTCTGACGGGCGTGCTGATCCTGGTAATTGCCTGGTCGCTTCGCAGAAACTTTCGCGCACAGCACAAATCGAAAAACCGGGATCCACTGGAAGAGGCCCGCAGCGAACTCACCAGTATGGAACAGAACCAGATGAACCGGCTGAATCAGCTGGAGGTCAAACTATACGATTACGGTCGCGAGGTGGAGGCCCGTAGTGAAGATCGACTGCGGGTGCTGGACGAACTGCTGCAGGAAGCGGATCAGGAAATCAATCGTCTACGGACGCAACTGGCGCTGGCACAACAGGGGCTGTCGGCTGATCAATCTGCTGCAGGCCCAGATATTCTGATGTATGAGCAGGAGCGGAGGCGGCTCTCCGCGAGTGCAGAGCAACGGCTGATGATGATCTATTTAAGCCAGGCAGGCTTTTCCGCGCAGGAAATCAGCAACTGTTTTCAGTGCAGTCCACAGGAAGTCGAAAAGGTACTTGCGGAAGACCTGCCACGTCCCGATTCCGAGACCGCCTGAATGCGGATCAACTACAGGACCTCAAACTGAGAGAGTCGCAGCTTACCCCTGGAACAGTTCACCAATCGGTGCTGCATCTACCAGGCTGATCTGCTGATCGTCCTGACGTGCCAGACAGCTCTGAGGATTGAGGCCCAGATGCTGATAAATGCTCGCCGTCAGTTCGGATGCATGGACGGGCCGCTCAACGGGACTGCTGGCCCGCGAATCGCTGGCGCCAATTACCCGACCACCGGGAGTCGCACCGCCGGCTACGAGGGCCGACCAGACATGCGGCCAGTGATCGCGTCCGCCGGAAGCGTTGATCTGTGGTGTGCGACCAAACTCACCCGTGGCTACGACGAGCGTATCCTGGAGCAAACCACGTGAGGCCAGATCGTCGAGCAGCGTGGAGAGGGCTTTGTCAAAAGCAGGGCCCAGTGAATCGCGGTATTCGTAAACTTTTCCTGCGGTCCCGGCGCCGGTGCCGTGACAGTCCCAGGTCAGTTGCTCATGCAGATCATCAAACAGATTAACGACGACACACCGCGTACCCCGCTCAACGAGTTGCCGTGCCTGGAGCAGCAGCTTGCCGAAACGATGCTTGCCGTACTGCT is a window from the Gimesia benthica genome containing:
- a CDS encoding prenyltransferase/squalene oxidase repeat-containing protein, with protein sequence MLLRLIAYPLGLLMLLSPALCRAQELDAQKKKTDESIQRAIQFLSKTQQPSGAWSFNSYGESTAATSLAIMAFMAAGYVPEEGPYGDQINRGIDWVLAHQADNGLVVHHKSHGPMYSHGISTLMLAEVAGMLTGEREKKCRQVLERAVKLIVAAQNVPKDKRNAGGWRYNQTSKDSDLSVTGWQLLALRAAKNIGCDISADQIDKAVAYVRHCRGRNNMGFAYQPGGAPSATRTGTGILALEICGQHHTKDALEAGDYLVQRPLHPDEFYYFYGAYYCSVGMFQMGGEYWKKTRDTIMPQLLEMQKHDGSWLATKGSEKEAGKVYATSLAVLALAVEYQYLPIYQR
- the larC gene encoding nickel pincer cofactor biosynthesis protein LarC; this translates as MRIAYLDCSTGISGDMTLGALVDAGVDPDQICAGIDSLGLPGVKLTFSSTIKGGFHATYVTIEHPEQHAHRHLGDIVTILKQSDKLTPRQYELALSLFSAIAGAEAKVHGSSIDKVHFHEVGAIDSIVDIVGVAIGFDLLGVDQVLCSPVPTGFGQIKIDHGICTVPAPGTAELLKGIPLADIPIQAELTTPTGAAIVSTLVDRFCMLPPMTIEEIGYGAGTKNFPERANLLRLFVGEVATPAHTDYVTLLETNLDDISGEIIGHTKQKLLAAGALDVYSTSIQMKKDRPAVMLSVICKPESAEKLEGILFEETETLGIRRHQLQRAIRARKPHQVKTAWGEVAGKLSLGPNYQSIFTPEYEACAELAATHQISLRTVYRAAEAAFLLEGVAETAFDSGAHAPHDHDHDHDHDHDHDHDHDHDHDHDHDQDHDHDHDH